From Enterococcus mundtii, the proteins below share one genomic window:
- a CDS encoding alpha-hydroxy-acid oxidizing protein, whose protein sequence is MEMIYQAGSQEGQISFINTEDLEMAAAQVIPTGGYGYISSGAGDLFTYKENVQSFNHQLIIPHVLKDVEIPDTTTYFDQETLTAPIIMAPIAAHGLAHTHAEKASAKGVADFHTIYTASSYASCTLEEIREAGGPDAPQWFQFYMSKDNGINLDILEMAKRNGAKAIVLTADATVGGNRETDLRNGFTFPLPMPIVQAYQSGVGQTMDAVYKSSKQKLSPKDVEFIAAHSDLPVYVKGVQSEDDVYRSLDAGANGIWVSNHGGRQLDGGPAAFDSLKYVAEAVDKRVPIVFDSGVRRGQHVFKAIASGADLVAIGRPAIYGLALGGSTGIQQVFDFFKKELEMVMQLAGTQTVEDIKNVTLRENRFY, encoded by the coding sequence ATGGAAATGATTTATCAAGCTGGCTCACAAGAAGGGCAAATCAGTTTTATCAATACAGAAGACTTAGAAATGGCAGCAGCTCAAGTGATTCCTACTGGCGGATACGGTTATATCAGTAGTGGTGCTGGAGATCTCTTTACGTATAAAGAAAACGTGCAATCATTCAATCATCAATTGATTATTCCTCATGTTTTAAAAGACGTCGAAATTCCAGATACAACGACTTATTTTGACCAAGAAACATTGACTGCGCCAATCATCATGGCGCCTATTGCAGCTCATGGTTTAGCTCATACACATGCAGAAAAAGCTTCAGCAAAAGGAGTTGCCGATTTTCATACGATTTATACAGCGAGTTCTTACGCTTCATGCACATTAGAAGAAATCCGCGAGGCCGGTGGTCCAGACGCACCACAATGGTTCCAGTTTTACATGAGTAAAGACAATGGGATCAATTTAGATATTCTAGAGATGGCCAAACGTAATGGCGCAAAAGCAATCGTTTTGACAGCTGATGCAACCGTTGGTGGTAATCGAGAAACAGACCTTCGCAATGGTTTCACTTTTCCTTTGCCAATGCCGATCGTTCAAGCCTATCAATCAGGGGTCGGACAAACGATGGACGCAGTTTATAAGTCCTCAAAACAAAAGTTAAGTCCAAAAGATGTGGAATTTATTGCTGCTCATTCTGACTTACCCGTTTATGTTAAAGGTGTGCAATCAGAAGACGATGTTTATCGTTCATTAGATGCGGGGGCAAATGGCATCTGGGTATCGAATCATGGCGGTCGTCAATTAGATGGTGGGCCAGCAGCATTTGATTCTTTGAAATATGTAGCAGAAGCCGTCGATAAACGTGTCCCTATCGTCTTTGATAGTGGTGTTCGTCGTGGTCAGCATGTCTTTAAAGCAATTGCTTCTGGTGCCGATCTAGTCGCAATCGGTCGCCCTGCTATCTATGGTTTAGCTCTTGGTGGAAGTACTGGCATCCAACAAGTATTCGACTTCTTCAAAAAAGAACTAGAAATGGTGATGCAATTAGCTGGAACCCAAACCGTCGAAGATATCAAAAATGTGACATTACGGGAAAATCGTTTCTACTAA
- a CDS encoding PhzF family phenazine biosynthesis protein produces the protein MNLPYYIVDAFTNEVFKGNPAAVFVLEEWLPDDTMQKIAIENNLSETAFTVKKEKGYELRWFTPDREIDLCGHATLATAFVLFHFYGISESTISFSTQSGHLFVTQKKGEYAMDFPSILPQSIAILPEYEQVLGANIKEAYLARDLFFVLEDEETVANLMPDYTAMRELEEGIGVIVTAEGKNQDFVSRTFFPKLTINEDPVCGSAHANLIPYWAQKLGKDDLVAQQLSARGGFLTCEWLGERVMISGEATLFAKGEAYI, from the coding sequence ATGAATTTACCCTATTATATAGTTGACGCTTTCACTAATGAAGTGTTTAAAGGAAATCCTGCTGCGGTCTTTGTGTTAGAAGAATGGTTACCTGATGATACTATGCAAAAAATCGCCATCGAAAATAACCTATCCGAAACCGCCTTTACCGTAAAAAAAGAGAAGGGCTATGAGTTACGATGGTTTACTCCTGATCGTGAAATCGACTTATGTGGTCATGCGACTTTAGCAACTGCATTTGTATTGTTCCATTTCTATGGCATCAGTGAATCCACGATTTCATTTTCAACGCAAAGTGGTCACCTATTTGTCACACAAAAAAAGGGGGAATATGCGATGGATTTTCCAAGTATATTACCGCAATCGATCGCTATATTACCAGAATACGAGCAAGTGCTTGGTGCAAACATAAAAGAGGCTTATCTAGCAAGGGACTTGTTTTTTGTTTTAGAAGACGAAGAGACAGTGGCAAATCTGATGCCTGATTATACTGCAATGAGGGAATTAGAAGAAGGGATCGGCGTGATCGTCACAGCCGAAGGAAAGAACCAAGATTTTGTTTCTAGGACCTTTTTCCCAAAACTAACGATCAATGAAGATCCAGTATGTGGCTCGGCACATGCGAATTTGATTCCTTATTGGGCACAAAAGCTTGGAAAGGATGACTTGGTTGCTCAACAACTTTCTGCCAGAGGCGGGTTCTTGACTTGCGAGTGGCTAGGTGAACGCGTGATGATCAGTGGCGAAGCAACGTTGTTTGCAAAGGGCGAAGCGTATATTTAG
- a CDS encoding malolactic enzyme: protein MLTGLNLLNNPFLNKGTAFTKEERKKYGIAGMLPSTVQTLEQQSVQAYGQYLSKQTDLEKRIFLMNLFNTNRTLFYKLMGQHLVEFMPVVYDPVVADAIEQYNEIFLKPQDAAFLSIDEPELIKESLKNAAAGRDIRLIVVTDAEGILGMGDWGVNGVDIAIGKLMVYTAAAGINPAQVLPVSIDAGTNNEELLNNPLYLGNKHARVEGDSYYEFIDQFVSSATELFPELLLHWEDFGRGNAATILEKYEDKITTFNDDIQGTGIVVLAGVLGGLNISGEALKDQTILTFGAGTAGVGIANILLDEMIRQGVPEEEARKHFYQVDKQGLLFEDTEGLTPGQIPFARKRSEFANSEELTNLEAVVKAIHPTIMIGTSTQPGAFTEEIVKEIASHTPRPIIMPLSNPTKLAEAKAKDLIEWTDGKALVGTGIPADDVEYNGVTYQIGQANNALMYPGLGLGLIASTATRVNAEIISQASRALGGIVDVTKPGAAILPPVARITEFSQTIAETVAQSVVDQQLNREEITDIKAAVEAAKWVPEYQDLEA from the coding sequence ATGCTAACAGGGTTAAACTTACTAAATAATCCATTTTTAAATAAAGGAACTGCTTTTACAAAAGAAGAACGTAAAAAATACGGAATTGCCGGAATGCTTCCTAGCACAGTCCAAACATTAGAACAACAATCTGTGCAAGCATATGGCCAATACCTAAGCAAACAAACTGATTTAGAAAAACGTATTTTCTTAATGAACTTATTCAATACAAACCGCACACTTTTCTATAAATTGATGGGACAACATTTAGTAGAATTTATGCCAGTAGTATATGATCCAGTAGTCGCAGATGCCATCGAACAATACAATGAAATTTTCTTAAAACCACAAGATGCTGCATTTCTTTCGATCGACGAACCAGAATTGATCAAAGAAAGCTTGAAAAATGCCGCAGCTGGTCGTGATATCCGTTTGATCGTTGTCACAGATGCAGAAGGAATCCTTGGTATGGGTGACTGGGGAGTCAATGGTGTTGACATCGCGATCGGAAAACTAATGGTTTATACAGCTGCTGCTGGTATCAATCCAGCGCAAGTATTACCTGTATCGATCGATGCTGGTACAAACAATGAAGAATTATTGAATAATCCGTTATATCTAGGAAACAAACATGCGCGTGTCGAAGGTGATTCTTACTATGAATTCATCGACCAATTTGTATCATCCGCTACAGAACTATTTCCTGAACTATTGTTACACTGGGAAGACTTTGGTCGTGGCAATGCCGCAACGATCTTAGAAAAATATGAAGACAAAATCACAACATTCAATGATGACATCCAAGGAACAGGAATCGTCGTACTAGCTGGTGTACTCGGCGGATTGAATATTTCTGGTGAAGCCTTGAAAGATCAAACAATCCTAACATTTGGAGCTGGAACAGCTGGAGTCGGTATCGCTAATATCTTATTAGATGAAATGATCCGTCAAGGTGTGCCGGAAGAAGAAGCTCGTAAACACTTCTATCAAGTGGATAAACAAGGACTATTATTCGAAGATACTGAAGGCTTGACGCCTGGACAAATTCCTTTTGCACGTAAACGTTCAGAATTTGCTAATAGTGAAGAATTGACTAATTTAGAAGCAGTTGTCAAAGCAATTCACCCCACAATCATGATCGGTACATCTACTCAACCAGGAGCATTCACAGAAGAAATCGTCAAAGAAATCGCTAGCCATACACCACGACCAATCATCATGCCTTTGTCTAACCCAACAAAATTAGCAGAAGCAAAAGCTAAAGATTTGATTGAATGGACAGATGGAAAAGCATTAGTTGGAACAGGTATCCCTGCGGATGATGTGGAATACAATGGCGTGACTTATCAAATCGGACAAGCAAACAACGCATTGATGTATCCAGGATTAGGACTTGGTTTGATTGCTTCAACAGCTACTCGTGTGAACGCTGAGATCATCTCACAAGCAAGTCGAGCATTAGGTGGGATCGTTGATGTCACAAAACCAGGGGCAGCTATTTTACCACCTGTTGCAAGAATCACTGAATTCTCACAAACGATTGCTGAAACAGTCGCTCAATCCGTCGTGGATCAACAATTGAATCGTGAAGAAATCACTGACATCAAAGCAGCTGTCGAAGCAGCTAAATGGGTGCCTGAATATCAAGATTTAGAAGCTTAA
- a CDS encoding DeoR/GlpR family DNA-binding transcription regulator encodes MKNSLLTIKKRRNEILDLLQRHTQMTTIELSEKLHVSLSTIRRDLRFLEEKNEIIREHGYCLFNYDNQTNFDLSGPTWIKHQIARCASQYIGDYATVFINSSSTALATLDYLESNHVTVVTNNLKVVSSVRQGNYTYILTGGELRVPKEVLVGDIAARTLADMNADVCIIGCSGVDLENGVTTKILNESKINEWMIKKSIKCRILVADHRKIGRTSQFKIADVSAFDYLITDQHCSPKLAKKIEQLGVTVIRVSL; translated from the coding sequence ATGAAAAATTCTCTGTTGACGATTAAAAAAAGACGTAATGAAATTCTTGATCTATTACAAAGGCACACACAAATGACCACGATTGAACTGTCTGAAAAGCTTCACGTATCACTCAGCACCATTCGTCGAGACCTTAGATTTTTAGAAGAAAAAAATGAGATTATTCGTGAACATGGCTATTGCCTTTTCAATTATGACAATCAAACAAATTTTGATCTTTCAGGACCAACGTGGATCAAACATCAAATCGCTCGTTGTGCCAGTCAATATATTGGAGACTATGCCACAGTATTTATCAATTCAAGTTCCACTGCCTTAGCTACACTCGATTATTTGGAATCGAATCATGTCACCGTCGTAACGAATAATCTAAAGGTTGTTTCTTCTGTCAGACAAGGAAATTATACGTATATTCTCACTGGTGGCGAGTTACGCGTACCGAAAGAAGTTTTGGTAGGAGATATTGCCGCTCGCACATTGGCAGATATGAATGCAGATGTCTGTATTATTGGATGTAGCGGAGTAGATTTAGAAAATGGTGTGACAACAAAAATTTTAAACGAGTCTAAAATCAACGAATGGATGATCAAAAAGAGTATCAAATGTCGTATCCTTGTTGCAGACCATCGTAAGATTGGCCGGACTTCACAGTTTAAGATTGCTGATGTCTCAGCCTTTGATTACTTGATCACTGATCAGCATTGTTCACCTAAACTTGCCAAAAAAATCGAACAACTAGGTGTCACTGTTATTCGAGTAAGTTTGTAA
- the ruvX gene encoding Holliday junction resolvase RuvX: MRVMGLDVGSKTVGVAVSDPFGWTAQGVEIIRIDEDKEEFGFERLAELVKQYEVDRFVVGLPKNMNNSIGPRAESSMAYGEKIKEMFSLPVDYQDERLTTVQAERMLVEQANTSRAKRKKVIDKLAAVMILQNYLDGSGKQLF, from the coding sequence ATGAGAGTGATGGGCTTGGATGTCGGCTCAAAGACTGTAGGTGTCGCTGTTAGTGATCCTTTTGGCTGGACTGCACAAGGCGTAGAGATCATTCGTATCGATGAAGACAAAGAAGAATTTGGATTTGAGCGACTGGCAGAACTGGTCAAACAGTACGAAGTAGATCGTTTTGTTGTAGGCTTGCCGAAAAACATGAATAATTCAATCGGTCCTAGAGCAGAAAGCTCAATGGCTTACGGAGAAAAGATCAAAGAAATGTTTTCTCTACCAGTCGACTATCAAGACGAACGACTGACTACCGTACAAGCAGAACGTATGTTGGTCGAACAAGCGAATACGTCAAGAGCAAAAAGAAAAAAAGTCATCGACAAGCTTGCTGCGGTGATGATTTTACAAAATTATTTAGATGGTTCGGGAAAACAACTATTTTAA
- a CDS encoding IreB family regulatory phosphoprotein: protein MGFTDETVRFGFDDSRKKEVSETLAIVYRALEEKGYNPINQIVGYLLSGDPAYIPRYRDARNLIRRHERDEIMEVIVKDYLSNHGVNL, encoded by the coding sequence ATGGGTTTTACAGATGAAACCGTACGTTTTGGTTTTGATGATAGTCGTAAAAAAGAAGTCAGCGAAACATTAGCGATCGTTTATCGGGCTTTGGAAGAAAAAGGCTACAATCCAATCAACCAGATTGTGGGCTACTTGCTTTCTGGAGACCCGGCCTACATTCCTCGTTATCGTGATGCAAGGAATCTGATCCGTCGTCATGAACGCGATGAAATCATGGAAGTGATCGTCAAAGACTATCTCTCAAATCATGGAGTGAATCTATGA
- a CDS encoding PLP-dependent aminotransferase family protein encodes MSINSYENYPLTWRPDKKKLHRPIYQSLITQLEADILSNKLQKNTRLPSQRELADFLDINFTTVGQAYKLGLEKGLLYTSIGSGTFVSPNAFTSITISSDQVPDHVIDFGLVSSFDECNEMITPFIQSVSQNHATNGLLSYREPLGTTYQLTIAKNWLETQGVYASREQIAIVSGVQNGLAITLAALFSPGDRLAVDRYTYSNFIELAHLYHMEIVPIDFDMEGMLPELLEQECRKKEIHGIFLMPSCNNPIGFQLSAKRRQQLKEVIARQQLIVIEDDIHSFLTTYNQKRTLPSFQQLLPEQTIYLAGMTKFICAGLRVAFLVFPEKYKQKIQQAIFNINVKTSSLDAEIVTQILCSETAQDILETKSNYTKQANERFDTLFNLPRPTNPLPFYRNLPVRNDLSPETIEQAFLNKGIRVYHSHRFTTQPQHDPFIRIALSSNPLEVLTKGLEIVKKEIVYFQR; translated from the coding sequence ATGTCGATCAACTCTTATGAGAACTATCCACTGACTTGGCGTCCAGATAAAAAAAAGTTACATCGCCCGATTTATCAATCACTTATCACGCAGCTAGAAGCTGATATTTTATCCAATAAATTACAAAAAAATACAAGGTTGCCTTCCCAAAGAGAACTCGCTGATTTCTTAGACATCAATTTCACAACGGTTGGTCAAGCCTATAAATTGGGACTAGAAAAAGGGTTACTTTATACAAGTATCGGGAGTGGGACGTTTGTGTCCCCCAATGCGTTTACCTCCATCACTATTTCTTCTGATCAAGTACCTGATCATGTCATTGATTTTGGGTTAGTCAGTTCATTTGATGAATGCAACGAAATGATCACTCCTTTTATTCAATCTGTTTCACAAAATCATGCGACTAACGGACTTCTTAGCTACCGTGAACCTTTAGGGACAACCTATCAATTGACGATTGCTAAAAATTGGTTGGAAACACAAGGTGTCTATGCTTCAAGGGAACAAATCGCTATTGTTTCAGGTGTCCAAAATGGCTTGGCGATCACACTAGCTGCTTTGTTTTCTCCAGGAGATCGTTTGGCTGTCGATCGCTATACTTATTCGAATTTCATTGAGCTTGCGCACCTTTACCATATGGAAATCGTGCCGATTGATTTTGATATGGAGGGTATGCTTCCCGAATTGCTTGAACAAGAATGTCGGAAAAAAGAAATCCACGGGATTTTTCTGATGCCTTCTTGTAACAACCCCATTGGTTTTCAACTATCTGCAAAACGGAGGCAACAGCTAAAAGAAGTCATTGCAAGGCAACAATTGATCGTGATCGAAGACGACATCCATTCTTTTTTGACTACCTATAATCAAAAAAGAACACTACCTTCATTCCAGCAATTACTTCCTGAACAAACCATTTATCTTGCTGGAATGACCAAGTTTATCTGTGCAGGCTTGCGTGTTGCTTTTCTAGTATTTCCCGAAAAGTACAAACAAAAGATCCAACAGGCAATTTTCAACATTAATGTCAAAACCTCGAGTTTAGATGCTGAGATTGTCACACAAATCTTATGCTCAGAAACCGCACAGGACATACTCGAAACAAAATCCAACTATACAAAACAAGCAAATGAACGATTCGATACACTTTTCAACTTGCCACGACCGACCAATCCACTTCCTTTTTATCGAAATCTCCCTGTTCGAAATGATCTGTCCCCAGAAACGATCGAACAAGCTTTTTTAAATAAAGGGATTCGTGTCTATCATTCACATCGTTTTACGACCCAACCGCAGCATGATCCTTTTATTCGAATTGCTTTATCCTCTAATCCTTTGGAAGTATTAACGAAAGGGCTTGAAATCGTCAAAAAAGAAATCGTGTACTTTCAACGATGA
- a CDS encoding TetR/AcrR family transcriptional regulator — translation MGRTREFNEEKVLLESAKIFAKNGYAGTSISQLVKATGLLRGSLYSAYYSKAGLFTTCFNYIAEEGVTDNGLLIDLLIIALLERTADDNEVKKVAQKVITALEEKNEGSIETIIADRIMRRGNLTDRGK, via the coding sequence ATGGGAAGAACGAGAGAATTTAATGAAGAGAAAGTTTTACTAGAATCGGCAAAAATATTTGCCAAAAATGGGTATGCAGGGACGTCGATCAGTCAATTGGTAAAAGCGACTGGCTTGCTTCGAGGAAGTTTATACTCTGCTTATTATAGTAAAGCTGGTTTATTTACGACTTGCTTTAACTATATAGCTGAAGAGGGAGTGACCGATAATGGGTTATTGATTGATTTATTGATCATCGCATTATTAGAACGTACGGCAGATGACAACGAAGTAAAGAAAGTCGCACAGAAGGTAATCACCGCTTTGGAAGAGAAAAACGAAGGTTCGATTGAAACGATCATTGCTGATCGAATCATGCGTCGAGGGAATCTTACAGACAGGGGGAAGTAG
- a CDS encoding DNA/RNA non-specific endonuclease: MNKKTTKTIIGVAVALLAGALGISTTQKDSDLVQQLTGLFDAKPQVSQVANLPEYDGTHQEIEINQNKPTFTKEELSLDKGTWESYSDIDRLNRVGQANAMLGKEMFPKEKRESLYIDPTGWKQKKLSDGQWLYNRSHLIGFQLTGQNNNIKNLMTGTRSLNTPHMLAHENDIAAYIKETNHHVRYRVTPHFEGEELVARGVQLEAQSIEDNQISFNVFIYNVQDGYTINYQTGQAKKT, from the coding sequence ATGAACAAAAAAACAACCAAAACAATCATAGGTGTCGCAGTTGCTCTTTTAGCTGGTGCATTAGGGATTTCAACGACGCAAAAAGACTCTGATCTCGTTCAACAACTGACAGGTCTATTTGATGCAAAACCTCAAGTCTCACAAGTGGCAAATCTTCCTGAATACGACGGCACGCACCAAGAAATCGAAATCAATCAAAATAAGCCGACTTTTACAAAAGAAGAACTGAGCTTAGATAAAGGAACATGGGAAAGTTATTCCGATATCGATCGACTGAATCGTGTAGGCCAAGCCAATGCCATGTTAGGAAAAGAGATGTTCCCTAAAGAAAAACGTGAGTCCCTTTATATCGATCCTACAGGTTGGAAACAAAAAAAATTGAGTGACGGACAATGGCTTTACAATCGAAGCCACTTGATAGGTTTTCAGCTAACTGGTCAAAACAATAACATCAAAAATTTGATGACAGGGACTCGTTCGTTGAATACACCTCATATGCTGGCACATGAAAACGATATTGCAGCATACATCAAAGAAACCAATCATCACGTTCGCTATCGGGTAACACCACATTTTGAAGGGGAAGAACTAGTAGCACGAGGTGTTCAGTTAGAAGCCCAAAGCATTGAAGATAACCAAATCTCGTTCAATGTGTTTATCTATAATGTGCAAGACGGTTATACGATCAACTATCAAACGGGACAAGCAAAGAAAACATGA
- a CDS encoding DUF1292 domain-containing protein — translation MAEHNHTHDHEGHEHITLVDDQGNETLYEILLTVDGQEEFGRNYVLLYPAGVPEDEDVELQAYAYVENEDGTEGELEQIETDAEWDMIEEVFNTFMAEEEE, via the coding sequence ATGGCAGAACACAATCATACACATGATCATGAAGGACATGAACATATCACATTGGTCGATGATCAAGGAAATGAAACATTATACGAAATCTTGTTAACAGTCGATGGCCAAGAAGAATTTGGTCGTAACTACGTATTGCTTTATCCAGCCGGCGTACCGGAAGATGAAGATGTAGAATTACAAGCCTATGCCTATGTTGAAAACGAAGACGGAACAGAAGGCGAATTAGAACAAATCGAAACAGATGCTGAATGGGATATGATCGAAGAGGTCTTCAATACATTCATGGCGGAAGAAGAAGAATAG
- a CDS encoding 2-hydroxycarboxylate transporter family protein gives MLHQEQTTSTVAKTNKEGFWETKISGVSLPIYLIMVLVLIIAMALGKLPTNMIGPIAILVIFGNLFHFIGTKIPIVKSYLGGGSVFAIFASAAIATFGILPDYVVKSTENFVNNMGFLDFYIAALITGSILGMNRKLLMKASVRFIPVALISMVVSFFAVGLVGMLIGNGFANSVLYISLPAMAGGVGAGAVPLSTIYANVLGTDASAIISRLIPATAMTNVLAIIGAALVARAGQSMPKLNGNGKLMEKGDLGDGKPRNVKPSIPQLGVGLMVSITFFILGQIGNYFVPKVHAYAFMIIIVVICKITNILPEYYEDAAIMFNNLIVKNLTAAVLAGIGIALLNLNVLASALTWQFVVLCLTSVIVISLVSAFVGRLFGLYPIESTITAGLCNNSMGGTGNVAVLSAANRMELIAFAQMGNRLGGAIVLIISGFLMQLFS, from the coding sequence ATGTTACATCAAGAACAAACGACTTCTACAGTCGCTAAGACAAACAAAGAAGGTTTTTGGGAAACAAAAATCAGTGGAGTCAGTTTACCTATCTATTTGATCATGGTTCTCGTGTTGATCATTGCGATGGCATTAGGTAAATTACCAACAAATATGATCGGGCCAATCGCTATCCTCGTCATTTTTGGGAATCTTTTCCATTTTATCGGGACAAAAATCCCAATCGTCAAAAGTTATTTAGGTGGTGGCTCTGTTTTTGCGATCTTCGCTTCCGCAGCTATCGCAACCTTTGGTATTTTACCTGATTATGTCGTGAAATCAACTGAAAACTTTGTCAATAATATGGGCTTTTTAGACTTTTATATCGCTGCTTTGATTACCGGAAGTATTCTAGGAATGAACCGCAAATTATTGATGAAAGCTTCCGTTCGTTTTATCCCTGTTGCACTTATTTCTATGGTTGTTTCATTTTTTGCAGTTGGACTAGTGGGAATGTTGATTGGTAATGGTTTCGCTAATTCCGTATTATACATCTCTTTACCTGCCATGGCTGGTGGTGTAGGTGCTGGTGCTGTTCCACTATCAACTATTTATGCAAACGTCCTAGGAACAGACGCTTCTGCTATTATTTCACGTTTGATTCCCGCAACTGCAATGACAAATGTCCTTGCCATTATCGGTGCCGCTTTAGTCGCTCGCGCTGGACAATCCATGCCAAAATTGAATGGTAATGGGAAACTGATGGAAAAAGGCGATCTAGGCGACGGCAAACCACGCAATGTAAAACCTTCTATCCCTCAATTAGGTGTTGGTTTGATGGTGTCGATCACCTTCTTTATTCTTGGACAAATCGGTAATTACTTTGTACCAAAAGTTCATGCGTATGCTTTTATGATCATTATCGTAGTCATTTGTAAAATCACCAATATTCTTCCTGAATATTATGAAGACGCAGCGATCATGTTCAATAACTTGATTGTTAAAAATTTAACAGCAGCTGTTTTAGCGGGTATCGGGATTGCCTTATTGAACTTGAATGTTTTAGCCTCTGCTTTAACATGGCAATTCGTCGTACTTTGCTTGACAAGTGTCATCGTCATCTCTCTTGTATCTGCTTTTGTCGGTCGTCTATTCGGACTTTATCCGATCGAATCAACGATCACAGCAGGACTATGTAACAATTCAATGGGTGGTACAGGAAATGTTGCCGTCTTATCCGCAGCAAACCGCATGGAATTGATTGCTTTTGCTCAAATGGGCAATCGGTTAGGCGGAGCGATCGTCTTGATCATTTCAGGATTTTTGATGCAACTATTCTCTTAA
- a CDS encoding ornithine cyclodeaminase family protein, which yields MQIIDNHEVITHFSFTEAIKVMEQCFEDFQMGKISQEKRMVQQLPDGEEQNIFAMMPAYLGRNRYFGSKIITAFPNNHKQKLPSHLGEIILFDSKNGQPVAMIDANAVTWIRTAAVSALATDYLAKSSADTLTLIGTGQQAVSHLAAITCVRKIHRVFVYDLDETRRKQFILEQQNNYPKLRFIDCPTLADATMEADIICTLTPSKYAFLSKKEVKSGAHINAIGTFTPDTRELTSDLMASGQLYVDDYQAVKRESGDYLIPLSEGKIDQTNILGSLGELVTYQKTGRTEERVITIFDAVGLAVEDLCCAEYIYQKVKE from the coding sequence ATGCAAATCATCGATAATCATGAAGTAATCACTCATTTTAGTTTTACAGAAGCAATCAAAGTAATGGAACAGTGTTTTGAAGATTTTCAAATGGGGAAGATTTCTCAAGAGAAGCGAATGGTCCAACAATTACCAGATGGAGAGGAACAAAATATCTTTGCGATGATGCCCGCTTATTTGGGAAGGAACCGGTACTTTGGTTCAAAAATCATCACGGCTTTTCCCAACAATCACAAACAAAAGCTACCTTCACATTTAGGTGAAATCATACTCTTCGATTCAAAAAACGGACAACCCGTCGCGATGATCGATGCGAATGCCGTGACTTGGATACGGACAGCAGCAGTTTCAGCATTAGCCACGGATTACCTAGCAAAGTCATCAGCAGATACACTCACATTGATTGGAACAGGGCAACAGGCGGTTTCACATCTAGCCGCAATTACCTGTGTCCGAAAGATTCACCGTGTGTTTGTCTATGATTTAGATGAAACACGACGAAAACAATTTATTCTAGAACAGCAAAATAATTATCCAAAACTGCGTTTTATTGATTGTCCGACATTGGCTGACGCGACTATGGAAGCAGATATTATCTGTACTTTAACACCTAGTAAGTATGCTTTTTTATCAAAAAAAGAGGTTAAATCTGGCGCACATATCAATGCAATCGGAACATTTACACCAGATACCCGTGAATTAACAAGTGATTTGATGGCATCTGGGCAACTGTATGTAGATGATTACCAAGCGGTCAAAAGGGAAAGTGGCGACTATTTGATCCCCTTATCAGAAGGAAAAATTGATCAGACAAACATTCTCGGTTCTCTAGGTGAATTAGTCACCTATCAGAAAACAGGGCGTACAGAAGAACGAGTGATCACGATTTTTGATGCGGTTGGCTTAGCAGTAGAAGATTTATGTTGTGCCGAATATATTTATCAAAAAGTAAAGGAGTAG
- a CDS encoding GNAT family N-acetyltransferase, with protein MIRTARVEDAETINKLNKEELGYEIPLSEMTKQLECILAQPEIYVVDVYEEEGTKKVLGYVHAQKYETLLSPTLFNILALAVSSKVQYQGIGRRLMESVEKEGTERGYFGVRLNSGEHRNEAHRFYERIGYHSTKWQKQFLKES; from the coding sequence ATGATAAGAACTGCTCGTGTGGAGGATGCAGAAACCATAAACAAGCTAAATAAGGAAGAATTAGGGTATGAGATACCACTTTCGGAAATGACGAAGCAATTAGAATGCATCTTGGCACAACCAGAGATCTATGTCGTCGATGTTTATGAGGAAGAAGGGACGAAGAAAGTATTAGGATATGTCCATGCGCAAAAGTATGAAACATTGTTAAGTCCAACGTTGTTCAATATTCTAGCATTAGCGGTTTCTTCAAAAGTCCAATATCAAGGAATTGGCAGACGATTGATGGAGAGTGTCGAGAAGGAAGGAACAGAACGTGGCTATTTTGGTGTTCGACTAAACTCTGGCGAACATCGCAACGAGGCACACCGTTTTTATGAACGTATCGGCTATCATTCAACCAAATGGCAAAAACAATTTCTAAAGGAATCATGA